The following are encoded together in the Drosophila sechellia strain sech25 chromosome 3R, ASM438219v1, whole genome shotgun sequence genome:
- the LOC6613834 gene encoding dynein heavy chain 1, axonemal → MDPENLEVGQNYDGSQESDESSTSSISNKGPDGTQFKREAEKAICIMPPRPGTTMMNYQELYIPRNQLTDVYYPIQEAQRWLTLMDKMGKAHRFPLPTILPKVIQTRYVPKRHLPKDVEVDRRRRQYQKINLVNELAKAGLTDDVLQPTEEQYNVMSEFAFPHKFPLSYFDDSNFDINSPAAWFELGVVGDAHYPLPAKAYLPYNQSLLNCQWGMAAVTAHHEDSDLWTLLSLEDGCTYTVPKLQFMFMAEDPHKYIKRLQAAVHERHKGEQLMLMELIVDCVLHEDIESTVFYSFKPIELVLQAAKVSEQCKRRLRSEVNLVFERLMALYELEQFILKMPKEFPQFRNINLKEFLPRSFAVEVSGKERLELQALGITMQEKRYDFLKASLFYCGGGIEAMAGVAIECQYIETLSIFICNFSKPLALVDFLQAQEAHSDNVATFLKVYWPQQLTTVITVVLRALGKGWLDISLNTWTVYLMCKISRFILQVKFRMQESMEVLLETSLMNFSHFVCDPCLQFLELKSNYKWTNNYIDTEFPFQKPVFAMTLGISEDRKVFYSTDPDEFQPGLVEIFKKCLEKSSGVRCIDGSVMSFLKFAPNLYILTVELIEDRFLRENELLKNCYAKAVLPLRAYARLYERFIDFYLLNVNTYMQAYAQAHKPSSEVKRDILENKRLKEELREILPAYITIGPFYINVDTLKQFMIKKRIEVVRRIFEYYVDRMYETNELLLDRCLEMFRRIAERPISIEHLYEIRDFAQTVPDLVDELKADIQVMWLEYDLLDSFFYNLSDHQFAMKWNVYAWPHQIMVRLSTLKDEQKVDIEDFLRLHASECQAFEERLESLNDEVQAYSLAFNTNRAQETSVDIKKTWALIKELEKVSQTLQFRQELFELEPLSVEFLESIIASFTPYKNLWYGCANFLKLEDATLGNPIAQLDLEDVWNNLMRLRDELTESMQIFHEKIEIMDVAKTFIAKIDDFVPVYNSIRDIRNENWMYIHWQEVSAITGQEIKYSVAMNYQYLMRKGILDFLPEVHIISEKANNEAEEIRRAIEEEERRKQAELDALLLRKQLRKCRRDIL, encoded by the coding sequence atggATCCGGAGAACTTAGAGGTGGGACAAAATTATGATGGTTCCCAGGAATCCGATGAGAGCAGCACCAGCTCAATTAGCAACAAGGGTCCCGATGGCACTCAATTCAAGCGTGAGGCTGAGAAAGCCATTTGCATCATGCCGCCCCGACCAGGAACTACTATGATGAACTACCAGGAGCTATATATTCCGCGGAATCAGCTTACGGATGTATATTACCCCATTCAGGAGGCCCAACGATGGCTCACTCTGATGGACAAGATGGGCAAGGCACACCGTTTTCCGTTGCCCACCATCCTGCCGAAGGTGATCCAGACCCGCTACGTGCCAAAGCGGCATCTTCCAAAGGACGTCGAAGTGGATCGGAGGCGTCGTCAGTACCAGAAGATTAACTTGGTGAACGAGCTGGCCAAGGCGGGCCTCACTGACGACGTGCTGCAGCCCACCGAGGAGCAGTACAATGTGATGTCCGAGTTCGCCTTCCCACACAAGTTTCCCCTGAGCTACTTCGACGACAGCAACTTTGACATCAACTCTCCGGCGGCCTGGTTTGAGCTGGGAGTGGTCGGAGATGCGCACTACCCGCTGCCGGCGAAGGCGTACCTGCCCTACAACCAAAGCCTGCTGAACTGCCAGTGGGGCATGGCAGCTGTTACCGCGCACCACGAGGACTCCGACCTCTGGACGCTTCTATCGCTGGAGGACGGATGCACCTACACGGTACCCAAGCTCCAGTTCATGTTCATGGCAGAGGACCCGCACAAGTACATCAAGCGGCTGCAGGCTGCTGTTCACGAGCGGCACAAGGGGGAGCAGCTTATGTTGATGGAGCTGATCGTGGATTGCGTCCTGCACGAGGACATTGAGTCCACCGTGTTTTATAGCTTTAAGCCCATCGAATTGGTCCTGCAGGCGGCTAAGGTGTCCGAGCAGTGCAAGAGACGACTACGCTCCGAGGTGAACTTGGTGTTCGAGCGCCTGATGGCCCTATACGAGCTGGAGCAGTTTATCCTTAAGATGCCCAAGGAATTTCCCCAGTTTCGGAACATCAACCTCAAGGAATTTCTGCCCCGGTCTTTCGCGGTGGAAGTCTCCGGGAAGGAGCGTCTTGAACTGCAGGCCCTTGGCATAACCATGCAGGAGAAGCGGTACGACTTCCTGAAGGCCAGTCTGTTTTATTGCGGCGGCGGCATCGAGGCCATGGCCGGAGTGGCCATCGAGTGCCAGTACATCGAAACACTTTCGATCTTCATCTGCAACTTTAGCAAGCCCCTGGCACTGGTGGACTTCCTGCAGGCGCAGGAGGCGCATAGCGACAACGTGGCCACGTTCCTTAAGGTCTATTGGCCGCAACAGCTGACAACGGTCATCACCGTGGTCCTCCGAGCCCTGGGCAAGGGCTGGCTGGACATCTCCCTCAACACCTGGACGGTCTATCTCATGTGCAAGATCTCGCGGTTTATACTGCAGGTCAAGTTCCGTATGCAAGAGTCAATGGAGGTGCTGCTCGAGACGTCGCTGATGAACTTCTCGCACTTCGTTTGCGACCCTTGCCTGCAATTCCTTGAGCTGAAGTCCAACTACAAGTGGACCAATAACTACATCGACACCGAGTTCCCCTTTCAGAAACCTGTGTTCGCCATGACCCTTGGCATCAGCGAGGATCGCAAGGTGTTTTACTCCACTGACCCGGATGAGTTCCAGCCGGGGCTGGTCGAGATCTTTAAGAAGTGCCTGGAGAAATCGTCTGGAGTAAGATGCATCGATGGGTCCGTCATGAGTTTTTTGAAGTTCGCCCCTAACCTGTATATCCTGACGGTGGAGCTCATCGAGGACAGGTTCCTGCGGGAGAACGAGCTTCTGAAGAACTGCTACGCCAAGGCGGTGCTGCCCCTCAGGGCGTACGCCCGACTCTACGAGAGATTCATCGACTTCTACCTTCTCAATGTGAACACCTATATGCAGGCATATGCTCAGGCCCACAAGCCGTCCTCGGAGGTAAAGCGGGACATTCTGGAGAACAAGCGATTGAAGGAGGAACTGCGCGAGATCCTGCCTGCCTATATTACCATTGGACCGTTTTACATAAACGTGGATACACTGAAGCAGTTCATGATAAAGAAGCGCATCGAAGTCGTGAGACGGATATTCGAGTACTACGTTGACCGGATGTATGAGACGAATGAGCTATTGCTGGACCGTTGCCTGGAGATGTTCCGCAGAATCGCGGAGCGTCCGATTAGCATTGAACACCTGTACGAGATTCGCGACTTTGCGCAGACTGTTCCGGACTTAGTGGATGAGCTAAAGGCTGACATTCAGGTCATGTGGCTGGAGTACGACCTGCTGGACAGCTTCTTTTACAACCTGAGTGACCACCAGTTCGCCATGAAGTGGAACGTGTATGCCTGGCCGCACCAGATAATGGTGCGGTTATCCACCTTGAAAGACGAGCAGAAGGTGGACATCGAGGACTTTCTCCGCCTGCACGCCAGCGAGTGCCAAGCGTTCGAGGAGCGACTGGAGTCCCTCAACGACGAGGTGCAGGCCTACTCACTGGCGTTTAATACGAACCGCGCCCAGGAGACGTCCGTGGACATTAAAAAGACGTGGGCTCTGATTAAGGAGCTCGAGAAGGTCAGCCAAACTCTGCAATTCCGGCAGGAGCTATTCGAGCTGGAGCCACTCTCTGTTGAGTTCCTGGAGAGCATAATCGCGAGCTTCACTCCCTACAAGAACCTGTGGTACGGCTGCGCCAACTTCCTGAAGCTCGAGGACGCTACCCTGGGCAACCCGATAGCGCAGCTGGACTTGGAGGATGTGTGGAATAACCTGATGAGGCTGCGCGACGAACTCACCGAGtcaatgcaaatatttcaTGAAAAAATCGAGATTATGGATGTGGCCAAAACGTTCATTGCAAAGATCGACGATTTCGTTCCGGTTTACAACAGCATTAGGGATATCCGAAATGAGAACTGGATGTACATTCACTGGCAGGAAGTAAGCGCGATAACTGGCCAGGAGATTAAGTACTCAGTGGCGATGAACTATCAGTACCTCATGCGAAAGGGCATCTTGGACTTCCTGCCCGAAGTCCACATCATCTCAGAGAAGGCCAACAACGAGGCGGAGGAAATTCGGCGCGCCATCGAGGAGGAAGAGAGGCGAAAGCAGGCCGAATTGGATGCTCTGCTGCTGCGCAAACAGCTCCGCAAGTGTCGCCGGGATATACTGTAG
- the LOC6613835 gene encoding pre-mRNA 3'-end-processing factor FIP1: MADDTNEDSWLYGTSNPDSTTGELGNGGDSLTAEHESAAAEAQALAELVAGEKPGASAGTNSAEDSPRCPKEEVPEYSEFDDPAQEMEEDEDALPNTDSRSRRERDRERDRGRCADRVDARSSPDPEDDEMSDGPAARRERNGSGSDDDEDDDSDDDINVVIGDIKQAPSTYNIKQRPNLLAGGTGAAGDKAKPAGQAGKFSIEDFEGAGTINGVAVHEFSIDSLEEKPWRKPGADITDYFNYGFNEETWRAYCERQKRFRVAESGVGLASLTQNVNQNAPIGILTDGGMGIGPPGMHSIQSMVGMGGESGMQMPPPGMPPPMMQHQSRSGMGLMQRPPRPISTTGGDRGGDRERAVKENAIQVMTAECREYSRGGLGPMAPNFPLPVASEEPFFHEPEPFDYGYEPTQESQWNNDNAGWVPSGIKELTPGHAHMQQPPPGMPPPGMNVPPPQMGGPPPNLRGIMPPNMRMPPNMNMGPPPGMMMGGNAPPQMRMGMAPPQRLAMGDRGAYDDDRERRRREKEKLLKKDQLRKDFLDMLRERHDIERHTRWYDIKKKFEADPRYRALDSSYREEYFEDYLHLLKEEKRKERDLKERERHRDKERSRDKDKDKDKEKDKDKDKEKDKDKDKDKDKDKDKEKEKDKESSRRERSRSREKSSRRKSKSREKDRSERSSKSSSSNTGGSSSRSEKKKSHRKDKEEDD, translated from the exons ATGGCAGATGACACAAATGAGGACAGCTGGCTGTATGGCACCTCGAATCCGGACTCGACGACCGGCGAGCTGGGCAACGGCGGGGATTCTCTCACGGCGGAGCACGAGTCGGCGGCGGCTGAGGCTCAGGCATTGGCCGAATTGGTGGCCGGCGAAAAGCCGGGTGCTTCGGCCGGAACTAATTCCGCTGAAGACTCGCCGCGCTGTCCAAAGGAAGAGGTGCCCGAGTACTCGGAGTTCGACGATCCCGCGCAGGAAatggaggaggacgaggatgcACTGCCCAACACggacagcaggagcaggagggaGCGCGACCGAGAACGGGATCGTGGTCGGTGCGCGGACAGGGTCGACGCTCGATCATCGCCAGACCCAGAGGACGACGAGATGAGCGATGGTCCTGCCGCGAGGAGAGAAAGGAACGGCTCAGGgtccgatgatgatgaagacGACGACTCGGACGACGATATCAACGTGGTTATTGGAGACATTAAACAGGCCCCTAGCACCTACAACATCAAGCAGCGACCCAACTTGCTGGCTGGAGGCACTGGTGCTGCCGGAGACAAAGCCAAGCCGGCTGGTCAGGCGGGGAAGTTTAGCATCGAGGACTTTGAAGGTGCCGGTACCATCAACGGAGTGGCCGTGCACGAGTTCAGTATCGATTCGCTGGAGGAGAAGCCGTGGCGGAAGCCGGGAGCGGATATTACCGACTACTTCAACTACGGCTTTAACGAAGAGACGTGGCGCGCCTATTGCGAGCGCCAGAAACGCTTTCGGGTGGCGGAGAGCGGTGTCGGACTGGCCAGCCTCACTCAGAATGTGAATCAGAATGCCCCCATTGGAATCCTCACAGATGGCGGCATGGGCATTGGGCCTCCAGGAATGCACAGTATTCAGTCGATGGTGGGAATGGGCGGTGAAAGCGGCATGCAAATGCCCCCGCCGGGAATGCCGCCGCCTATGATGCAACACCAGTCGCGATCGGGGATGGGATTGATGCAGCGCCCGCCAAGACCCATCTCAACCACAGGCGGCGATAGGGGAGGTGACAGGGAGAGAGCCGTTAAGGAGAACGCCATTCAGGTGATGACCGCCGAGTGCCGGGAGTATTCTCGGGGTGGATTGGGACCCATGGCGCCAAACTTTCCGCTACCCGTCGCCTCTGAGGAACCCTTCTTTCACGAGCCAGAACCCTTTGACTACGGCTATGAGCCCACCCAGGAGTCGCAGTGGAATAATGACAATGCCGGATGGGTACCCAGCGGGATTAAAGAGCTAACTCCAGGTCATGCTCATATGCAACAGCCTCCACCTGGCATGCCGCCTCCTGGGATGAATGTGCCTCCGCCGCAGATGGGCGGTCCACCACCCAATTTGCGCGGCATTATGCCACCCAATATGCGCATGCCGCCAAATATGA ACATGGGACCGCCACCAGGAATGATGATGGGAGGAAATGCCCCGCCACAGATGCGAATGGGTATGGCACCGCCACAGAGATTGGCCATGGGCG ATCGTGGCGCCTACGACGACGATCGTGAGCGCAGGAGGCGCGAGAAGGAAAAACTGTTAAAGAAGGATCAG CTAAGAAAGGACTTCCTTGACATGTTGCGGGAGCGACATGACATCGAGAGGCACACCAGGTGGTACGATATTAAGAAAAAGTTTGAGGCGGATCCAAGGTACCGAGCCCTGGACTCGTCCTATCGTGAGGAGTACTTCGAAGACTATTTGCACCTGCTGAAGGAAGAAAAGCGCAAGGAACGTGACCTAAAGGAACGTGAACGACATCGCGACAAAGAGCGGTCTCGTGACAAGGACAAGGATAAAGATAAAGAGAAGGACAAAGATAAAGATAAGGAGAAGGACAAAGATAAGGATAAGGATAAGGACAAGGACAAAGAcaaggagaaggaaaaggatAAAGAGAGCTCGCGTCGGGAACGCTCCCGATCTCGTGAAAAGTCCAGCCGTCGCAAGTCCAAGTCCAGGGAGAAAGATCGAAGCGAACGAAGCAGCAAgagtagcagcagcaatacCGGAGGATCCTCCAGTCGTAGCGAAAAGAAAAAGTCGCATCGCAAGGACAAAGAAGAGGACGACTAG